A DNA window from Candidatus Thorarchaeota archaeon contains the following coding sequences:
- a CDS encoding 2-oxoacid:ferredoxin oxidoreductase subunit beta, whose amino-acid sequence MAKYIRTDRMPWIYCPGCSIGIVTNMLIRAIDSIGIDFSKVVVVSGIGCTGRTSGYIKTGTFHTTHGRAIPFATGVKIANPELEVIVVAGDGDLAAIGGNHLIHACRRNVDMTILCVNNFNYGMTGGQFGPTTEHERYSQTSPPPIGNIEHPFNLAKLAASSGATFVARWTAVQVRRATKSIEKGILKKGLSFIEIVGACPTAYGRNNRLGDGVEMHRHLLKVSEIQNGLPPHEAELHYETRIVCGEFVDIEKPEYTEVLRQMHAKLKR is encoded by the coding sequence ATGGCCAAGTACATCAGAACAGACAGGATGCCGTGGATCTACTGCCCTGGATGTTCAATCGGGATTGTCACAAATATGCTGATTCGGGCAATCGACAGCATCGGAATCGACTTTTCGAAGGTTGTGGTGGTGTCAGGTATCGGATGCACGGGTAGGACATCAGGGTACATCAAGACGGGTACATTTCACACGACACATGGTCGGGCGATTCCCTTTGCAACGGGGGTCAAGATTGCCAATCCTGAACTGGAGGTAATCGTGGTCGCGGGCGACGGGGACCTGGCTGCTATTGGAGGAAACCACCTCATACACGCCTGCCGACGCAATGTAGACATGACTATCCTCTGTGTGAACAACTTCAACTATGGTATGACAGGCGGTCAGTTTGGACCGACAACAGAACATGAACGATACTCTCAGACTAGCCCACCACCCATTGGCAACATTGAGCACCCATTCAATCTCGCAAAGCTGGCAGCATCATCAGGAGCAACCTTTGTGGCGAGGTGGACTGCGGTCCAAGTGCGACGAGCAACGAAGTCCATAGAGAAGGGGATCCTGAAGAAAGGACTGTCATTCATTGAGATTGTGGGAGCATGCCCCACTGCATACGGACGAAACAACCGTCTGGGTGATGGTGTCGAGATGCACCGACACTTGCTGAAGGTCTCCGAGATACAGAACGGCTTACCGCCTCACGAGGCGGAGCTGCACTACGAAACACGAATAGTGTGCGGGGAGTTTGTGGACATTGAGAAGCCAGAATACACAGAGGTGCTCAGACAGATGCATGCCAAGCTCAAGAGGTGA
- a CDS encoding 2-oxoacid:acceptor oxidoreductase family protein produces the protein MGRYEIRIGGFGGQGVVTMAVVIGETASLYDGKHVVQTQSYGPEARGGASKSEIIIDDEEIDYPKVLNPDVFVVLSRAAYLNYIQGLKEGGTLILDEDLVKVESQLPEGVKVYKVPATRIADKDVGNKQALNVVMLGAFAAITGAISIEGLRKQVEERWPRFVKMNLLALDLGIKAGQTALAAST, from the coding sequence ATGGGCAGATATGAGATACGTATAGGCGGGTTCGGAGGACAGGGCGTTGTCACCATGGCAGTGGTAATAGGAGAGACTGCGTCACTCTATGATGGAAAGCATGTCGTTCAGACGCAGTCGTATGGTCCGGAGGCTAGAGGTGGTGCGAGCAAGAGCGAGATTATCATAGATGACGAGGAGATAGACTACCCCAAGGTCCTGAACCCTGATGTCTTTGTGGTCCTGAGCCGTGCCGCATACCTGAACTATATCCAAGGACTCAAGGAAGGAGGGACTCTGATACTTGACGAGGACCTTGTGAAGGTGGAGAGCCAACTGCCAGAGGGAGTGAAGGTATACAAGGTGCCAGCCACACGCATTGCAGACAAGGATGTGGGTAACAAACAGGCGCTGAACGTCGTGATGCTCGGTGCCTTTGCAGCAATAACAGGAGCCATCTCAATCGAGGGGCTCAGGAAGCAGGTGGAGGAGCGCTGGCCCAGATTTGTCAAGATGAACCTCCTAGCACTTGACCTCGGAATAAAGGCGGGACAGACGGCACTGGCCGCCTCAACATGA
- a CDS encoding 2-hydroxyglutaryl-CoA dehydratase: MSRRHDAGIGLDIGSTTTKGLILSSTGRVLGSHIMSSGSSVAEATQQVLDILRSVTGIPVEDCPIVSTGYGRGSVASATRTVTEITCHSIGVHLLNPSIRLLIDVGGQDSKAIRIGANGRPSDFELNDKCSAGTGRFLEVMARVLGVAIDELGPLALRSSSPCSISSTCTVFAESEVIGRIGSGDSAEDIAAGIHLAMATKVAALSKRLGIERPVGITGGVSLNPAFRYYLSRLLDCDLWTPENPQLTGALGAATLALEQ, encoded by the coding sequence ATGTCACGGCGACACGATGCGGGTATCGGACTGGACATAGGGTCCACAACTACGAAGGGGCTCATCCTGTCCTCCACGGGGCGGGTGTTGGGAAGTCACATCATGTCCTCGGGCAGTTCTGTTGCAGAGGCTACGCAGCAAGTACTCGACATCCTCCGTTCGGTCACAGGGATTCCTGTGGAGGACTGTCCGATAGTGTCAACGGGATATGGACGTGGTTCGGTGGCCTCTGCAACGAGGACGGTGACGGAGATAACCTGCCACAGCATCGGGGTGCACCTTCTGAACCCGAGCATTCGTCTTCTGATTGATGTGGGTGGTCAGGACTCGAAGGCAATCCGGATAGGCGCGAACGGACGCCCCAGTGACTTCGAACTCAATGACAAGTGTTCAGCTGGCACTGGGCGTTTTCTTGAGGTGATGGCTCGGGTCCTAGGGGTTGCCATCGATGAGCTGGGGCCTCTTGCTCTAAGGTCGTCCTCTCCATGCTCAATAAGCAGCACTTGTACGGTCTTTGCAGAGAGTGAAGTCATTGGCAGGATCGGTTCGGGCGACTCTGCAGAGGACATTGCTGCGGGCATTCATCTGGCGATGGCAACGAAGGTGGCTGCACTGTCAAAGAGGCTTGGGATTGAGAGGCCGGTCGGTATAACAGGGGGTGTCTCTCTTAATCCTGCGTTCAGATACTACCTCTCCCGCCTGCTTGACTGCGACCTCTGGACCCCAGAGAACCCCCAGCTGACCGGAGCTCTTGGTGCTGCGACTCTTGCTCTTGAACAATAG
- a CDS encoding 2-hydroxyacyl-CoA dehydratase — translation MTEEKAYRNLATQEALQQVMFRYMLEGHAASEDGRLAWVTSGFPVEIPVALNVGVTYPEQYGAVVGSQKVGPEVCGYAEELGYSQELCSYARCSIGSVLRPQASPLDGLPKPQALLACNNICGTVLRWYDAVSELTGAPVFLLDTPPFEGPQLPHHTRYVRRGLERLVQFLTTRFGGELTDERMREVGNLSTEAIRLWTRCLEACKTRPSPLNCADRFLMMAPIVSLRGKDYVVDFYKTLLGEVEDRVKNGIGAIRDERTRLLWDNIPPWFTIFRFFNGLAKRGVVFPADTYTHAWSGEISGDDLFGSVTTIYSSVYLNRGLEAKVDKMCSLIRDYHLDGFVMFSVRSCKRYSLGQLVTKEMVTERTGVPGVVIEGDMVDSRLFNEAQVQTRIEALLEMLT, via the coding sequence ATGACCGAAGAGAAGGCCTACCGGAATCTCGCGACACAAGAAGCGCTTCAACAAGTCATGTTCCGCTACATGTTGGAAGGCCACGCAGCCAGCGAAGACGGGCGACTGGCTTGGGTGACTTCCGGTTTTCCCGTCGAGATCCCAGTGGCTCTCAATGTGGGGGTGACGTATCCTGAGCAGTACGGTGCAGTTGTGGGCTCTCAGAAGGTGGGTCCGGAAGTCTGTGGCTATGCCGAAGAGCTGGGCTATTCTCAGGAGCTGTGCTCCTATGCCCGCTGTAGCATAGGCTCGGTGTTGCGGCCTCAGGCCAGTCCGCTAGACGGTCTTCCGAAGCCTCAGGCGCTTCTCGCATGTAACAACATATGTGGGACAGTTCTGAGATGGTACGACGCAGTATCTGAGTTGACCGGCGCACCAGTCTTCCTTCTTGATACGCCCCCTTTTGAGGGTCCTCAGTTGCCGCATCACACAAGGTACGTTCGGAGAGGCTTGGAGAGGCTGGTCCAGTTCCTCACAACCCGCTTTGGAGGCGAGCTGACGGACGAGCGGATGCGTGAGGTGGGCAACCTCTCTACTGAAGCCATTCGACTCTGGACAAGGTGTCTTGAAGCGTGCAAGACCCGTCCTAGTCCATTGAACTGCGCTGATCGTTTCCTCATGATGGCTCCGATTGTTTCTCTGCGAGGCAAGGACTATGTGGTTGACTTCTACAAGACACTGCTTGGGGAGGTGGAAGACCGCGTCAAGAACGGAATTGGCGCCATTCGTGATGAGCGGACTCGTCTTCTCTGGGATAACATCCCCCCGTGGTTCACCATCTTCCGGTTCTTCAACGGGCTGGCAAAGAGAGGTGTTGTGTTTCCAGCGGACACGTACACGCACGCATGGTCTGGAGAGATATCTGGTGATGACCTGTTTGGAAGTGTGACCACAATCTACTCCAGTGTGTATCTCAATCGGGGTCTTGAGGCCAAGGTGGACAAGATGTGCAGCCTGATACGAGACTACCATCTGGATGGCTTTGTCATGTTCTCGGTCCGGTCCTGCAAGCGCTACTCGCTGGGACAACTCGTCACAAAGGAGATGGTGACGGAGAGGACCGGAGTGCCCGGCGTGGTCATTGAGGGCGACATGGTGGACAGTAGACTGTTCAATGAGGCACAGGTGCAGACCCGCATCGAGGCACTACTTGAGATGCTGACGTGA
- a CDS encoding 2-hydroxyacyl-CoA dehydratase: MSTRGFCIWSSSGSSPDDKSGQAGQYAPLEAFGLRYEDTMSVLGQEMESLNASGQRVLGYVYPHAPLELIMAHGIIPSLLWANPRHLGSFEGSLQTFACSLSRNLFSQRVAGHTGPYSGFLFPGNTCDSLENVRDVWRLRFPTDKVLRLTYPVSNDEESSIEFLAEELRLLSVALESEFGTPMSRDLLRTASETVQIFRRSAQMLYAARVVNPDVLSYGTLAEAIRRFLTLPVSASAQSLESLWSKTKSALSASGQLSVVENVQQALLRQDLDGIKISERMHPVVVVAGGMVEPMAIAELVSSVPQLGDSLIALDLLSFGFRTVFTPPPDTSEGIFLGLARALYQSPSEPVQEGLPGRLGFLRQVLRSLSVQGLIVCQQSFCDPDQFEAPSLERVASEVGVPCLRLPIDPEFSDRVRLEGRIQTFVETIV, translated from the coding sequence ATGTCCACTCGGGGTTTCTGCATCTGGAGCTCATCGGGCAGTTCTCCGGATGACAAGTCCGGACAGGCGGGACAGTATGCGCCACTGGAGGCCTTTGGTCTGAGATACGAAGACACAATGAGTGTCCTTGGACAAGAGATGGAATCTCTCAATGCATCTGGTCAGCGAGTCCTCGGCTACGTGTATCCGCATGCACCGCTTGAGCTAATCATGGCACATGGCATAATCCCGTCACTTCTGTGGGCCAACCCGCGTCATCTCGGTTCCTTCGAGGGGAGCCTTCAGACCTTCGCATGTTCACTGAGCCGTAATCTCTTCAGTCAACGTGTCGCAGGCCACACTGGTCCATACTCCGGGTTTCTGTTTCCCGGCAACACATGTGACTCTCTGGAGAATGTCCGCGACGTGTGGCGCCTGCGCTTCCCCACAGACAAGGTCCTCAGACTGACCTACCCCGTGTCGAACGATGAGGAGTCCTCTATCGAGTTCTTGGCAGAGGAGCTTCGACTACTCAGCGTGGCCCTGGAGTCGGAGTTTGGCACACCAATGTCCAGAGATCTGCTTCGCACTGCATCGGAGACCGTTCAGATTTTTCGTCGTTCAGCACAGATGCTCTACGCTGCAAGAGTGGTCAATCCGGATGTTCTCTCCTACGGTACTCTCGCTGAGGCCATTCGCAGGTTCCTCACTCTGCCGGTCTCTGCCTCGGCGCAGTCATTGGAGTCACTGTGGTCCAAGACGAAGAGCGCGCTGTCAGCTTCAGGGCAGTTGTCTGTTGTAGAGAATGTCCAGCAGGCCCTGTTAAGGCAGGACCTGGATGGCATCAAGATCTCTGAACGAATGCATCCGGTTGTGGTGGTGGCAGGAGGAATGGTCGAACCGATGGCCATTGCTGAGCTAGTGTCATCTGTACCTCAGCTTGGAGACTCCCTGATAGCTCTTGACCTTCTCTCGTTCGGCTTCAGGACTGTGTTCACGCCTCCCCCAGACACCTCCGAGGGCATCTTCCTCGGGCTTGCTCGCGCGTTGTATCAATCACCTTCGGAACCCGTTCAGGAGGGACTGCCGGGCCGGCTCGGTTTCCTGAGACAGGTGCTGCGCAGTCTGTCTGTTCAGGGTCTGATAGTCTGCCAGCAGTCATTCTGTGACCCTGACCAGTTCGAGGCACCTTCCCTGGAGAGAGTGGCCTCTGAGGTTGGCGTCCCGTGCTTGCGATTACCCATAGACCCGGAGTTCTCGGACCGTGTTCGACTGGAGGGGAGAATTCAGACATTCGTTGAAACAATTGTCTGA